Sequence from the Populus nigra chromosome 17, ddPopNigr1.1, whole genome shotgun sequence genome:
GCACGTCTCTAGGGGTATCAATCAATGAATCCATGAAGCATACGTAAGAAGTGACCCGAGATTTATTAAGGCATGCTTCATAGGCCACCAAGTTTAAAAGCAAGGACTTGGTAGAGCTATCTATTCTTAATGGAGGAATATAGAGACTTCGAGTGATCAGCCATCTCCGTTTGAACTGGACATCGGTGAAAAGATCAGTCTTGCTTGGCTTGAAATGGATGCCAATGTTCCTAAGCTCCTCAGCAGGATAATAACGGTACCAGTTCATTTGAGAATTGTTCTTGCTCGAACTCTTCTCAGCGTTTTCTGATACAATCGTTCCAGAGCAAAACTGCTTATGTAAAAGTTCAAGAAGATGGGCTGCATCTGCAGGCCGATCACGTGCTGCGATACCTTGGGGATTCCGTATCGTTAATGATTTTTGCAATCCACGAAaaatttttgttatcttttcctTAAGCTCTGTTCCAGCGGGAGATGCACGAACTTGATCGCAGAAATCTGTAAGAATTTTCATCCAAGCTTTGCGATCCAGCTTTCTGAAACTCATCAATTTGGTGAGAACTTCAAAAGGGAGTTGGTTCTCGAGTAAGAACAAGTCCTTTGTTACCAAAGCAGCATCGTGTCTACTCATCTCCAGATTTTCAGGCTGCTGATAGAGGCAGAAGAGGAATTGGACAACGAAGCAACCATCAAGAAACATCATCCTGGCAAATTGCTGGTTGTCGAGATTTTTTGTTGAGTCTTCTATATAGCAATCTTTTACATTCTTTGCCACTGCTTCCACCGCGTTGTATATTTCTTGAATGGGTATTTTGGTATCTTCGGCGAACTGGCGGGCGTATGTATCCTTGAGCTTCTccatttccattaatttttccTCCCCATGGTGATAGGGGCCAATGGAGACCACTGATGGATCGTAACAATCcttgtttgattgaattttaCGAAACATTGATGGAACCCTTGGAATAGTTGAAATCTTTGGCTCTTTCCTCTCAGGACTCATTATCGATACTAGCCAATCATCACATCTAGGGGAAGCAGAATGGATCTCATTGTTAACAATTTCGGACATTGCCAACAGTACTTTTCTACTTCCTTAATTAACGCACATGAACAATAGGATACGATTATATAATATTACAACAAAGACTCTAGAAAAGCTATATATAGCTTGATATTGAAGTAGCTGCAATTTTGGAACAAGTATTTTAGCTTTACTTGGAGGTGGAGCAAATTTTGTCGTCTGAAGCTGATCAATGGTCGTTTTGAAAGATAAACGCATATATTGTCGACCTCTAACATACAAAAACATAATTACAAAGCTGCCGTTGGTTTTACCTTTGGCAAACGTCTCTCCTCTTCTCTGCCGACTTCCTTCTATCAACTCTAACTCGCATGAAAAACTCACTTACAGTCATTTGAAGAATTTAATGGCTCATTTCTTTTTGCCATATAATAAGTTTCACgaataagaaattatatattattctttaagtAATTATCAATACTTTCttcattaaaaatgtttttttttttcactttcaatcTTCCTTGAATGTATCTTACTAGTCATGACATAGGCATTTATAGTTACTTTCcgaattctataaaaaattctCACCAGTAAAGCCTACATAGCAGTATAGCACGGAAGCCACATACGGTGTTGGGAAATAATCAAGCCACCCAATTATACCCATAAATATCTTAAGAGCTTCAGcagtgacttttttttattaattctttttccaACACACTTTTATGAATAAAcgttttttaaacttaaaatttgcaTATGAGAACCACCTTATGctattctttttaattcacttatatatttatttagaagAATGGAGGAGATATAAAATACAAACTCATGACCATgtcaaagaaatattttaattctagaatttaaataattaattgaggattcaataattattttatataaattttatatcatgTTTGTCCCTTAATAACTACATTGACTATGTGCACTGTTGCTTTAGGTTCCGGTTAAGAactttttagacaaaaatttcgTTGGACCATTAATTTCTGATTTCTTCCTTGCTCATTTGCAgttatgtaaaaatataaacaaaaatgccAATGTTTCGTTACTCATTTGTTGCcacggaaaaattaaaaagcaaaaaatcaattccaagggTGTGTTTGGAGTATTAAAATTGCatgtaaaatgatttttttgatataatatatattatatttttaataacgaagcaaataatagtttaaatttaataatttaaatttttaaattgaaatattttttttaatgatgtgtACATAATGATTATCTTatttacttaattattttactaattaaTGCTATTTGCATTGAATAGGGAATCAAAGAAACTtgtttgcattttgtttttcttatattttataaaagagcACGCACGTCTACGTGGGCTTTCTCTTTATTGCACtctttaattatataacaaGGCATGCTTGCCTATTTTTATCTCTCACATGCATCTCTCTCGTTCTAGCATATGGAAAACTAAAATCAGGATAAGCTAGCTCTTGTTACTTAATTTTTCCTCACACTTTATCTAGACAATTGCTAAATTCTTATCCTACACCCTTTCTATATATTAGGTGAAGTTTTAGAAATAATACCATGTGAAATGCGTGTAGGGGAGATAAAGATTGGATTGTTCCATGCTCAAagtgcaagaaaattaaagagcatatataatatatatttagaacAAACTTTTGTTTCTCCAGTCTTTAGTGTGAGAGAAGAATAGAAGTCGATCGAGCCCTACCAGGCAGGCTGCAACATATGTTTTATCGATCTGATGAACAGGTCGTGATCTATAATATTTGATCACTTTGTCAAAATACTGCATGCAGCTTGCAAAATTGAAACTTAACTTCTTATAATATTATCTCATTTACGTACGATGGCTGATCACCATTTTCCAATGcacaaataattatagaataataattattaagaaatCCCAACGCAGTTCAAAAagtaggttatttttttaaaccccccccccccccacccaaaacacacacacacacacacacacacacacacacacacacaaatgtCTTTTtacataagagaaaaaaagtaataatttaacagttttaccgacgcaATTTTTCCGTCGGCTAAGAcacatattccgtcggtaattaatttaccgacgACATCATCGACGAAAATTCTCCGTCGGTGAATccttcatcggtaattttttatccgtcagtaaatctgtcggaaataaaaaaataaaattacccgATTCATTTCATCGGTATATCCcttggtaataatattttttttattaccaacggatttatcgatggaaattccatcggtaattccgtcggtaattatttaaaaaaaaaataattcattttataaaattataaaataattaaattaacataaatcaacactgtataatatatactcaaaatgcttgaaaaaaaaaataagaaaatcaactcaaacaaatttgcaacaaataaataaaatgaaaaaataaattcaactaaaaaaattcatatgaaaaaaatgaagttgcaattgctaaaaatttaaaaatcctataaataaatcaactaaaaattaatctcatatgaaaaaacaaatctcacaacaacatttatacaattattaagaacaaaaacaattaaaaataaaataaaaaacaaatataaagggttaaaaaatcatgaaaaaagaagaaaaatcttactttaatgtagttgcaagtgaagctaaggagagaaattttttttcgtaaagcatattaattaaaaaaaactaagaggataaaagaagaaagaagaagaagacatacccgagcatggagaaaaagagaaggagatgaggagagaaaagaagataaagaaatagatattgatgttttttacatatagtgaagaagaagaagtagaagtagaagtagaagaataagaagaagaagtagaagaagaagaagaagaagaaataagcctgtctcttgtgaaataagggatTCGAGCTTTTTATTGGGACGCGTTAGCGATGGATTTAGCgacggataattgaatattaatattttttaatattccgtcggtaatatttaatttaaatttttaatttcgtaaaaagttttcagaaaccgccaacaattaccgatgatttttcagtccgtcggtgattttgtctgtaatatttaaatgaaaattttaaatcaattgaattttttcag
This genomic interval carries:
- the LOC133676966 gene encoding UPF0481 protein At3g47200-like, with protein sequence MSEIVNNEIHSASPRCDDWLVSIMSPERKEPKISTIPRVPSMFRKIQSNKDCYDPSVVSIGPYHHGEEKLMEMEKLKDTYARQFAEDTKIPIQEIYNAVEAVAKNVKDCYIEDSTKNLDNQQFARMMFLDGCFVVQFLFCLYQQPENLEMSRHDAALVTKDLFLLENQLPFEVLTKLMSFRKLDRKAWMKILTDFCDQVRASPAGTELKEKITKIFRGLQKSLTIRNPQGIAARDRPADAAHLLELLHKQFCSGTIVSENAEKSSSKNNSQMNWYRYYPAEELRNIGIHFKPSKTDLFTDVQFKRRWLITRSLYIPPLRIDSSTKSLLLNLVAYEACLNKSRVTSYVCFMDSLIDTPRDVQVLRSKGILLNTLGSDEQAAELFNQIASHLIPDPYAYIQVKSSIEKEHRKVIRKWVAMWLRVYFNSPWTFIAFVAATFTIILTAIQTYIALFPLKDR